The proteins below come from a single Capricornis sumatraensis isolate serow.1 chromosome 14, serow.2, whole genome shotgun sequence genomic window:
- the TMEM81 gene encoding transmembrane protein 81 yields MKTLATSFILGSLVLAFCLPLLVTSPKTLAIPEKLQEAVGKVIVNATTCTVTCGLGFKEETVCEVGPDGVRRKCKSQRLECLTNWLCGMLHFTLLIGKEFKLSCLSPDILEIGQEAFRFTWRLARGIISTDDEVFRPFRASSYFIKFQSIQEYDSGTYRCDVQLLKNLRLVKRLYFGLRVLPPNLVNLDFSQSLTEDQKLVDEGLEVSLGNYSRPQHPPWKKKVAIAVGVGVASGVTGGVLVSMVLCGRLRVIHGSASLETLQALLPKGGVLRKPD; encoded by the coding sequence ATGAAGACTTTGGCCACTAGTTTCATCCTTGGGAGCCTGGTGTTGGCCTTCTGTCTACCTTTGCTGGTGACTTCACCTAAAACACTGGCCATCCCTGAGAAACTGCAAGAAGCTGTGGGGAAAGTTATTGTCAATGCCACGACCTGTACTGTCACCTGTGGCCTTGGCTTTAAGGAAGAGACTGTCTGTGAGGTGGGCCCTGATGGAGTGAGAAGGAAGTGTAAGTCTCAGCGCCTGGAATGTCTGACCAACTGGCTCTGTGGAATGCTCCATTTCACCCTTCTCATAGGGAAGGAATTTAAGCTGAGCTGTCTGagtccagacatcctggagatcGGGCAGGAAGCTTTCCGATTCACCTGGAGACTTGCTCGGGGAATCATCTCAACTGATGATGAAGTCTTCAGACCCTTCCGAGCCAGTTCCTACTTCATAAAGTTTCAGTCCATCCAAGAGTATGACTCTGGGACCTACCGGTGTGACGTGCAGCTGTTAAAAAACTTGAGACTTGTCAAGAGGCTCTATTTTGGGCTGAGGGTCCTTCCTCCTAATCTGGTGAACCTGGATTTCTCTCAGTCCCTTACTGAGGATCAGAAGTTAGTGGACGAGGGCCTGGAAGTGAGTCTGGGCAACTACTCCAGGCCTCAGCACCCACCGTGGAAAAAGAAGGTGGCCATAGCTGTGGGAGTAGGAGTTGCCAGTGGCGTGACTGGTGGTGTGTTGGTGAGCATGGTGCTGTGCGGCAGGCTGAGGGTGATCCACGGCAGTGCCAGCCTCGAGACGTTACAAGCCTTGCTGCCAAAGGGCGGGGTGCTCAGGAAGCCAGACTAG